The Akkermansia sp. RCC_12PD genome contains the following window.
TATCCGCGCCAGAAGAGTTCCTCCACCACGGCCACCACGATGACGGCGCGGAAGAACCGCAACGCCAGAGCCGTCAGCCAGCTCCAGGATCCCGGAGCAAATACTGCCGAAGGATCAAATCCCTCCGGCCGGGCGTCGATTCCCAGCAGATAACGGTACCAGGGCCATTCCGGATGACCGAACCACGCATCGGGGCCGCCCGGCAGGCGGTCCGCCGCCATGGTAGGGGCCAACCAGCACAGGATACCCAGCACGCCGAAGAGGATTCCCCACGCCGCAGGCTTTCCTTTCCAGTCCCAATCCACGGATTTTCTCCACCAGAGGACCAGAATGAAGCAGACAACGGCCTGGAGCGGGTAGAGCCATTGCCCGGGAGCCCTTCTCCACCACGCGGCAACCGGATGGTCCCATTCCAGAAGGGGGGCGCCGAATTGCCAAAGGAGGGTGAATCCCATGAATACCGCGAACGGCGCCACATACGCCTTCGTTTTCTGGTACTCCAGGTCGGAGTTCATGAGAAGACCGGGTCAGGAGAGTGTCTTGACGAAGCGCTCCATGCGGTTGCAGGCTTCCTTGATTTGATCGTAGGCCGTGGCATAGCAGCAGCGCAGGAAGCCTTCCCCGCTTTTCCCGAAGGCGGTACCCGGCACGGCCGCCACTTGTTCCTCCATCAGGAGACGTGTAGCGAATTCCTTGCTGCTGAGTCCGAATTTGGAGATATCCGGGAAGACGTAGAACGCACCGCCGGGCATATGGCAGTCCATTCCTATTTCATTGAAGCGCTTCACCAGGTAGTCACGCCGCTGGCGGTAGCTTTCCCGCATCTTGAGCATGGCATTCGTACCGTTTTCCAATGCCTCAATGGCCGCTTCCTGAGAGGTGATGGGCGCGCAAAGCATGGAGTACTGATGGATTTTCATCATGGCGGAGATGAGGGGTTCCGGCCCGCAAGCGTAACCGAGGCGGAATCCTGTCATCGCAAAGGCCTTGGAGACGCCGTGCAGCAGCAGCGTGCGTTCCCTCATGCCCGGCAGCGCGGCGATGGAGACATGCGGCTTGCCGTCGTAGCGCAGTTCGCTGTAGATTTCATCCGTCAGCACAATGAGATCGTGCTTGATGCAGATGCGCGCGATTTCCTGGAGGGTTTCCACCGGAGCCACGGCCCCGGTCGGGTTCGTGGGGAAGTTGAGCATCAGCACCTTGGTTCTGGGGGTGATGGCGGCTTCCAGCACGGCAGGATTGAGGGCGAAGAGATCCTGCTTGCTCGTAGGCACGGCGGTAGCCACTCCGTAAGCCATCCTGACGCTGGGCG
Protein-coding sequences here:
- a CDS encoding CPBP family glutamic-type intramembrane protease, which translates into the protein MNSDLEYQKTKAYVAPFAVFMGFTLLWQFGAPLLEWDHPVAAWWRRAPGQWLYPLQAVVCFILVLWWRKSVDWDWKGKPAAWGILFGVLGILCWLAPTMAADRLPGGPDAWFGHPEWPWYRYLLGIDARPEGFDPSAVFAPGSWSWLTALALRFFRAVIVVAVVEELFWRGYLMRFLVNPDHPWKVPFGTHSWKAYWITTLCFMAVHQPVDYCGAFIYGSLAYLLAVWQKNLCAVIVMHAVANALLGWAALEWGKCGLW
- a CDS encoding aminotransferase class I/II-fold pyridoxal phosphate-dependent enzyme, translating into MNWQNKIAEQVGSIPRSGIREFFDLVTGRSDIISLGVGEPDFVTPWNIREAAIYSLEKGHTSYTSNYGLESLRRSIVKYVRGFFHVDYNPLNEVLVTVGVSEAIDLALRAVLNPGDEVLYHEPCYVSYAPSVRMAYGVATAVPTSKQDLFALNPAVLEAAITPRTKVLMLNFPTNPTGAVAPVETLQEIARICIKHDLIVLTDEIYSELRYDGKPHVSIAALPGMRERTLLLHGVSKAFAMTGFRLGYACGPEPLISAMMKIHQYSMLCAPITSQEAAIEALENGTNAMLKMRESYRQRRDYLVKRFNEIGMDCHMPGGAFYVFPDISKFGLSSKEFATRLLMEEQVAAVPGTAFGKSGEGFLRCCYATAYDQIKEACNRMERFVKTLS